One window of Curtobacterium sp. 458 genomic DNA carries:
- a CDS encoding NAD(P)H-dependent oxidoreductase, with protein MSVLIVTAHPDPESLTRAIARALARALEGDGAAPVAVADLDAEAFDPRFTLADRHAYRTGHDAPADVAAERARLDHVDDLVLVFPVYWWSMPALLKGWVDRVFGNGWAFRVGPDGRIVRLLGDLTVHFVPIAGDDAGRYGRHGYDQAFTAQVEHGIVDYCGARRGATAWLHESETEDPDARSATVRAVVEAVRDAVVQAHR; from the coding sequence GTGTCCGTGCTCATCGTCACCGCCCACCCCGATCCCGAGTCGCTGACCCGCGCGATCGCGCGGGCACTCGCTCGCGCGCTGGAGGGCGACGGAGCGGCGCCCGTCGCGGTGGCCGACCTCGACGCGGAGGCGTTCGATCCTCGCTTCACGCTCGCCGACCGACATGCGTACCGGACCGGGCACGACGCTCCGGCCGACGTCGCGGCCGAGCGAGCGCGGCTGGACCACGTCGACGACCTCGTCCTCGTGTTCCCCGTGTACTGGTGGTCGATGCCGGCGCTGCTGAAGGGGTGGGTCGACCGGGTCTTCGGCAACGGCTGGGCATTCCGCGTCGGACCGGACGGCAGGATCGTGCGGCTCCTCGGCGACCTCACCGTGCACTTCGTCCCGATCGCCGGCGACGACGCGGGACGGTACGGACGGCACGGCTACGACCAGGCCTTCACGGCGCAGGTCGAGCACGGCATCGTCGACTACTGCGGCGCTCGCAGGGGCGCGACCGCCTGGCTGCACGAGTCGGAGACGGAGGATCCGGATGCCCGCTCGGCGACCGTCCGCGCCGTCGTCGAGGCCGTCCGCGACGCGGTGGTGCAGGCGCACCGGTAG
- the arr gene encoding NAD(+)--rifampin ADP-ribosyltransferase, producing the protein MAAADETGPFFHGTLAVLREGDLLVAGRPSNYRPEVVMNHVYFTALPDGGGLAAELAVLLAGAGAPHVYEVEPTGPFEDDPNVTDKKFPGNPTRSYRTTAPLRIVREVHDWTRLTPEARETWRERLATMQRDRAEIIN; encoded by the coding sequence GTGGCGGCAGCGGACGAGACGGGACCGTTCTTCCACGGCACCCTCGCGGTGCTGCGGGAGGGGGACCTGCTCGTGGCGGGTCGGCCCTCGAACTACCGCCCCGAGGTCGTGATGAACCACGTCTACTTCACGGCGCTCCCCGACGGCGGTGGACTCGCCGCGGAGCTCGCGGTCCTGCTCGCCGGCGCCGGTGCCCCGCACGTCTACGAGGTCGAGCCGACCGGGCCCTTCGAGGACGATCCGAACGTCACCGACAAGAAGTTCCCCGGCAACCCCACGCGGTCGTACCGCACGACGGCGCCGCTGCGGATCGTACGCGAGGTCCACGACTGGACGCGGCTGACGCCCGAGGCGCGTGAGACGTGGCGGGAGCGGCTGGCGACGATGCAGCGCGACCGCGCCGAGATCATCAACTGA
- a CDS encoding glycosyltransferase family 39 protein, with amino-acid sequence MTMPDRTGARPARWLHQPRRQLAVLTLVVVLGAVLTSWNLARGGDSDFYAAAARSMSESLPAFLSGSFDPGATVTLDKLAGFAVPQAISVHVFGMSTAALALPQVVEGAVTTVAVSVVGLRWTGARVGLVAAALAAATPIFVSMFGHPMEDGLLTMALAVALVWWQRAALTGRWWPLVLAGLFVGVGFQAKMLQAWLVVPALVVGTVVALSAPGARWRRTLGHVTVLVASTLVASLAWSVVVELLPTADHPYVDGSTDDSVFAMVFGYNGVDRFLPGAWPGAVNALGGAFARAGAHLAHGFHGLGGVPHRTGTTLLQLFSPRYASQVGWSWPAAVAGIGIGAVRWWPRRTGREARPAFAALVTVCVWLITAVVVLSVMRLPHTAYVAGIGVQLAVLAAVGWWGAASLVDAADRRLRAVPVGLLVVQGAWWTWLARSSAEPVVLGAVAVGLTIAALIALLVHWGGVSVRTGTRGRRATTALLVAAVVAGPACFSLQALDAARDGSGGDASVGTGTGAYAFGGRTPERAFALARQGMAGADRSVVLHSAFHVSVPDVWGGHPSLSASEASLVRTAEQDGGGQDGRPLFLTDSWRISADVIGDTGREVLTDGGFSGHVPVFTAAQIERLVATGTDRLLVVASSATSSDPVVQATDALGCTTVRHWGSTSTSSGPSGTVRGGFDAEPSFTLERCH; translated from the coding sequence ATGACCATGCCCGACCGCACCGGTGCGCGTCCCGCCCGCTGGCTGCACCAGCCGCGGCGCCAGCTCGCCGTCCTCACCCTCGTCGTCGTGCTCGGCGCCGTCCTGACGAGCTGGAACCTCGCACGGGGCGGCGACTCGGACTTCTACGCCGCCGCGGCCCGCTCGATGTCCGAGTCCCTGCCCGCGTTCCTCAGCGGTTCGTTCGATCCCGGCGCGACCGTCACGCTCGACAAGCTCGCGGGCTTCGCGGTCCCCCAGGCGATCAGCGTGCACGTGTTCGGCATGTCCACCGCCGCGCTCGCGCTGCCGCAGGTGGTCGAGGGCGCTGTCACGACCGTGGCGGTGTCGGTCGTGGGGCTGCGCTGGACCGGCGCCCGGGTCGGACTCGTCGCGGCGGCCCTCGCGGCGGCCACCCCGATCTTCGTGTCGATGTTCGGCCACCCGATGGAGGACGGGCTCCTCACGATGGCCCTCGCCGTCGCGCTCGTCTGGTGGCAGCGTGCCGCCCTGACCGGGCGCTGGTGGCCGCTCGTGCTCGCGGGGCTCTTCGTCGGGGTGGGTTTCCAGGCGAAGATGCTCCAGGCGTGGCTGGTCGTCCCCGCGCTCGTGGTCGGGACGGTGGTGGCGCTGTCGGCCCCGGGGGCGCGGTGGCGTCGCACGCTCGGGCACGTCACGGTGCTCGTCGCGTCGACGCTCGTCGCGAGCCTCGCGTGGTCGGTGGTGGTCGAGCTGCTGCCGACGGCGGACCACCCCTACGTCGACGGCTCGACGGACGACAGCGTGTTCGCGATGGTGTTCGGGTACAACGGCGTCGACCGGTTCCTGCCCGGCGCGTGGCCCGGCGCCGTCAACGCGCTCGGCGGTGCGTTCGCCCGCGCGGGTGCGCACCTGGCCCACGGCTTCCACGGCCTCGGCGGGGTGCCGCACCGCACCGGGACGACCCTGCTGCAGCTCTTCTCGCCGCGGTACGCCTCGCAGGTGGGCTGGTCGTGGCCGGCCGCGGTCGCCGGCATCGGGATCGGTGCTGTCCGGTGGTGGCCCCGTCGCACCGGCCGGGAGGCACGTCCCGCCTTCGCAGCGCTCGTCACGGTCTGCGTGTGGCTGATCACGGCGGTCGTGGTGCTGTCCGTCATGCGACTCCCGCACACCGCCTACGTCGCCGGCATCGGCGTCCAGCTCGCCGTGCTCGCTGCGGTCGGCTGGTGGGGCGCGGCGTCCCTGGTCGACGCTGCGGACCGACGGCTCCGCGCCGTCCCGGTCGGGCTCCTCGTGGTGCAGGGCGCCTGGTGGACGTGGCTCGCGCGGTCGTCCGCCGAACCGGTGGTGCTCGGCGCGGTGGCGGTGGGGCTGACGATCGCCGCGCTCATCGCGCTGCTCGTGCACTGGGGCGGTGTCTCCGTGCGGACCGGCACGCGCGGGCGACGGGCGACGACGGCTCTGCTCGTCGCCGCGGTCGTCGCCGGGCCGGCCTGTTTCTCGCTGCAGGCCCTCGACGCGGCTCGGGACGGCAGCGGCGGCGATGCCTCGGTCGGCACCGGCACCGGGGCGTACGCCTTCGGTGGTCGCACTCCGGAGCGGGCGTTCGCTCTCGCCCGACAGGGGATGGCCGGGGCGGACCGGAGCGTCGTGCTGCACTCGGCGTTCCACGTCTCGGTGCCGGACGTCTGGGGTGGTCACCCGTCGTTGTCGGCGAGCGAGGCCTCCCTCGTCCGCACGGCCGAGCAGGACGGTGGCGGGCAGGACGGACGGCCGCTGTTCCTCACGGACTCGTGGCGCATCTCCGCGGACGTCATCGGCGACACCGGGCGCGAGGTCCTCACCGACGGCGGGTTCTCCGGGCACGTGCCGGTGTTCACCGCGGCCCAGATCGAGCGACTCGTCGCGACCGGGACCGACCGGCTCCTCGTCGTCGCGTCCTCGGCCACGAGCAGCGACCCCGTCGTGCAGGCGACCGACGCGCTCGGGTGCACGACCGTGCGGCACTGGGGGTCGACGTCCACGTCGAGCGGCCCGTCCGGAACCGTCCGCGGTGGGTTCGACGCCGAGCCGTCCTTCACCCTGGAACGCTGCCACTGA
- a CDS encoding TetR family transcriptional regulator, producing MPRFTPPPADAVRGRLLDAARDEFASQGVTGAKVERIAAAADSNKAQLFHYFGGKDGLYEALLEQTATELAAEAPLDVDDLAEYAGRLHDAYTRRPWVPRLLTWHRLEGRPVESLEGARADAVATVEAAQRAGVLPRTFRPAVLLGLVEHLAAFWAETAPEAEGPVAAVSPQRRRQAVVDAVAALLGRSADSRPRGSSLGA from the coding sequence ATGCCCCGCTTCACACCGCCGCCGGCCGACGCCGTCCGCGGACGACTCCTGGACGCGGCCCGCGACGAGTTCGCATCGCAGGGGGTGACCGGGGCGAAGGTCGAGCGGATCGCCGCCGCTGCCGACAGCAACAAGGCCCAGCTGTTCCACTACTTCGGCGGCAAGGACGGCTTGTACGAGGCGCTCCTCGAGCAGACCGCGACCGAGCTCGCCGCCGAGGCCCCGCTCGACGTCGACGACCTGGCCGAGTACGCCGGTCGTCTGCACGACGCCTACACCCGTCGGCCGTGGGTGCCGCGGCTCCTGACCTGGCACCGGCTCGAGGGCCGTCCGGTCGAGTCGCTCGAGGGCGCCCGGGCGGACGCCGTCGCCACGGTCGAGGCAGCACAGCGAGCTGGCGTGCTGCCCCGGACCTTCCGACCGGCCGTGCTGCTCGGGCTGGTCGAGCACCTGGCGGCGTTCTGGGCGGAGACCGCGCCGGAGGCCGAGGGTCCCGTCGCGGCAGTGTCCCCGCAGCGGCGGCGGCAGGCCGTCGTCGACGCGGTGGCGGCGTTGCTCGGACGGTCGGCGGATTCCCGGCCGCGTGGGAGTTCGCTGGGCGCATGA
- a CDS encoding DUF1349 domain-containing protein — protein MTTRVPGLPPLHWTGLDGTAHLDSDTGSLTLVSAAGVDWTNDAAGGPQQHGATALAFPAPDGDFVFSARVTVHGERTTFDAGALALWSDRDHWAKLCDEHSPQGEDMVVSVVTDGFSDDGNGRLLSGPSVSLRIARVGPVFAFHASDDGVTWDFVRTFRLDPGAQPFSVGFLAQAPLGDGCTVTFDLIALAAGTLADLRDGS, from the coding sequence GTGACCACCCGTGTCCCCGGCCTTCCGCCCCTCCACTGGACCGGTCTCGACGGCACCGCTCACCTCGACTCCGACACCGGTTCACTGACCCTCGTGTCGGCCGCAGGGGTGGACTGGACGAACGACGCTGCCGGCGGGCCGCAGCAACACGGCGCCACCGCCCTCGCCTTCCCCGCACCGGACGGCGACTTCGTCTTCTCCGCCCGCGTGACCGTGCACGGTGAACGGACCACCTTCGACGCCGGAGCACTCGCGCTGTGGTCGGATCGGGACCACTGGGCGAAGCTCTGCGACGAGCACTCCCCGCAGGGTGAGGACATGGTGGTCAGCGTCGTGACGGACGGCTTCTCGGACGACGGGAACGGCCGGCTGCTCTCCGGTCCGAGCGTTTCCCTACGGATCGCCCGCGTGGGTCCCGTGTTCGCGTTCCACGCGTCCGACGACGGCGTGACGTGGGACTTCGTCCGGACCTTCCGCCTCGACCCCGGCGCGCAGCCGTTCTCGGTCGGCTTCCTCGCGCAGGCCCCGCTCGGGGACGGCTGCACGGTGACCTTCGACCTCATCGCCTTGGCCGCCGGAACGCTCGCCGACCTCCGCGACGGTTCCTGA